A segment of the Anaerolineales bacterium genome:
TCCGTCACCCGCCCCCGCGGTATCCCCCCGACCCCCAGCGCCAGGTCCAGCGCCAACGACCCCGTCGGAATCACCTCCACCGCCAGATGCCGCGCCTCCCCCAGCCGCATCACCGCCCCCTCCCCGTACTGCTTGCGGATCGCGGTCAGCGCATCCTGCAACGCGGTTGCTTTGCTGGCTTCGCCCTCGACCGCTTCCGTCCGTTCGGCAACCGCGCGCCTAGCCAAATCGCACCTCCCGGGCTCCCTCTCACTCTCGCCTCCAGAGTAGCACATTTGTTCTATCTGTCAAGGCCCAGGCCCAACCGCAAGCCCGCGCCCCGGCCGCGGTCTCCCAAGACGGGCAGGGCGCCCCCGGCGC
Coding sequences within it:
- a CDS encoding DNA recombination/repair protein RecA; the protein is MQDALTAIRKQYGEGAVMRLGEARHLAVEVIPTGSLALDLALGVGGIPRGRVT